From the Notolabrus celidotus isolate fNotCel1 chromosome 12, fNotCel1.pri, whole genome shotgun sequence genome, one window contains:
- the slc50a1 gene encoding sugar transporter SWEET1, whose amino-acid sequence MEFTKPGGLLDISSQSMDPLQFLSWACIVFTVGMFSTGLTDLKKMRESKSADNIQFLPFLTTCLNNLGWLYYGILKKDQTIILVNVIGALLQILYIAVYLYYTKQKRLVMFQTLVAGGVLTCGWFYFTMYLPEGETRLSQLGLTCSVVTVSMYMSPLIDLVEIVRRGDVQCLSFPLTVATFFTSTSWVLYGLQLNDNYIVVPNTPGIFTSLIRFYLFRRFASVNQSSPSYKSMQM is encoded by the exons ATGGAATTTACGAAACCGGGTGGTCTTCTAGATATTTCTTCCCAGTCTATGGATCCGTTGCAGTTTCTGTCATGGGCCTGCATCGTGTTTACAGTCGGGATGTTCTCGACTGGACT GACCGACCTAAAGAAGATGCGAGAGTCCAAAAGTGCTGACAATATCCAGTTTCTACCTTTCCTCACTACGTGTCTTAA TAACTTGGGCTGGTTGTACTATGGTATTCTGAAGAAAGACCAAACGATCATCCTGGTCAACGTAATAGGAGCCCTGCTGCAGATCCTCTACATTGCCGTATACCTCTATTACACCAAACAGAAG AGGCTGGTGATGTTCCAGACGTTGGTAGCAGGTGGGGTGCTGACCTGCGGTTGGTTCTACTTCACCATGTACCTTCCTGAAGGAGAAACTCGGCTCAGCCAGCTTGGTCTCACATGCAGCGTGGTCACCGTCAGCATGTACATGTCTCCACTCATAGACCTG GTCGAGATAGTGCGTCGTGGGGATGTCCAGTGCTTATCCTTCCCTCTGACTGTAGCCACCTTCTTCACTTCAACCTCCTGGGTCCTGTACGGCCTCCAGCTGAACGACAACTATATTGTG GTGCCAAACACGCCTGGAATCTTCACCAGCCTCATCAGGTTTTATCTGTTTAGAAGATTTgcgtctgtcaatcaaagctCACCTTCCTATAAGTCTATGCAGATGTAA